The proteins below are encoded in one region of Meriones unguiculatus strain TT.TT164.6M chromosome 18, Bangor_MerUng_6.1, whole genome shotgun sequence:
- the Map1a gene encoding microtubule-associated protein 1A isoform X2 translates to MATEAGTARPGSVAMETTRELGLQSPGTSPAQKPAEPLCGAGAAVAAARWDLRKYSMLIVIGDIGTESQLRAVRAHLEQGILSWNIDLSSFDLDQQLKLFITRHLAHFSSEVKGQRTLCHKSDTLESTILVNPSADSISSEVHHLLSSPSAHKLLILSGQTLEPEGDLILQSGTYSYQNFARVLHNPEIAQLLSNRDPGIQAFLTVSCLGEGEWSHLGLSSCQETLRLQLNPEPVLPTMDGVAEFSEYVSETVDVPSPFDLLEPPTSGGFLKLSKPCCYIFPGGRGDSALFAVNGFNILVDGGSDRKSCFWKLVRHLDRIDSVLLTHIGADNLPGINGLLQRKVAELEEEQSQGSSSYSDWVKNLISPELGVVFFNVPDKLRLPDTSRKAKRSIEEACLTLQYLNRLGIQAEPLYRVVSNTIEPLTLFHKMGVGRLDMYVLNPVKDSKEMQFLMQKWSGNSKAKTGIVLANGKEAEISVPYLTSITALVVWLPANPTEKIVRVLFPGNAPQNKILEGLEKLRHLDFLRYPVATQKDLAAGAVPTNLKPSKIKHRADSKESLKAAPKTAVSKLAKREEVLEEGAKEARSELAKELAKTEKKGKEQSEKPPEKPSKPERVRTESSEALKAEKRKLIKDKVGKKHLKEKISKLEEKKDKEKKEIKKERKELKKEDGRKEEKKDAKKDEKRKDTKPEVKKFSKPDLKPFTPEVRKTLYKAKAPGRIKMDKGRAARGEKELSSEPRTPPAQKGAAPAPPVSTHRESALSSPEDLTQDFEELKREERGLLAEQRDTGEKPLLVDTTEILQGSPSTAIQAAQPSVPGLEQEEQVIRENEVVPDLPKDTGKAPDSGAETEKEKETWEEKKQREAEKIPESTEARDESEPEVKEDVIEKAELEEMEEAHPSDEDEEETKAESFYQKHMQEALKVIPKGRDTLGGRELGSQGKVPEKETSSFLSSLATPAGATEHVSYIQDETIPGYSETEQTISDEEIHDEPDERPAPPRFPTSTYDLSGPEGPGPFEASQAADSTVLATSSKTYGAPETELTYPPNMVAAPLAEEEHVSSATSITECDKLSSFATSVAEDQSAASLTAPQTEETGKSSLLLDTVTSIPSSRTEATQGLDYVPSAGTISPTSSLEEDKGFKSPPCEDFSVPGESEKKGEAVGRGLTEEKAVGKEEKNVTASEKLSSQYAAMFGAPGHALHPGEAALGEVEERCLSPDDSTVKMASPPPSGPPSATHTPFHQSPVEEQSEPQDFQEESWGDTKHTPGVVKEHAEEQTVKPGPEEGILEEGKAPLSRSPQAQDAPVSIVGGQSPQAQDAPVSIVGGQSPQAQDAPVSIVGGQSPQAQDAPVSIVGGHAGCTIQLLPEQDKAVVFETGEAGPILGAGTLPGEASALLEEPGKSQRDDVLRFTDQSLSPEDAESLSVLSVVSPDTAKQEATSRSPCSLKEQHLHKDLWPMVSPEDTQSLSFSEESPSKETSLDISSKQLSPESLGTLQFGELSLGKEEKGPLMKAEDISCHLAPVSIPEPLVAAVSPPTEEAAGEANVTDESPAGKLPGSPFSHSPPSGDKRASPGSEVMGPAGHAMTSDSSLTKSPESLSSPAMEDLAMEWESKAPGLKDRTAEQKEKELGMKDETLQQGQILQERVAAVEQDSVAHRKDGALDEKSKPGEQQGETSGQKGRGLDQQDVAVELDKGPEPKDKDLEREDQASEQKGTDLRKTQTTEPEAREQKHRELGKIDKVVELKDKTPQEKDRILEQKGKTPEHIIPEPTQTQRAPEQKSEANKEQKDEASEEKGKVLEQKDWALGKQGAALDQESRVAEQKDGTLKEDKEQKSSFLEDKTTTLKETILDQKTPEKAKAVEQQDETALEKTRALGLEESPVQRGKAQEQEEKYWKEEEEEEEDVGHRWRETSPDREEPVGGQKEPVPAWEGKSPEQEVRYWRDREISLQQDAYWRELSCERKVWFPHELDGQGARPRYSEERESTFLDEGAEEQEASSLQHTPRSPWASDFKDFQEPLPQKGLEVERWLAESPVGLPPDEEDKLTRSPFEIISPPSSPPEMTGQRVPPAPGQESPVPDTKPAPPLRNEPTTPSWLAEIPPWVPKDRPLPPAPLTPAPAPPTPAPEPHTPVPFSWGTAEYDSVVAAVQEGAAELEGGPYSPLGKDYRKAEGEREGEGGAGAPDSGTFGSKVPEASSTTRDTEETEPEQREPTPYPDERSFQYADIYEQMMLTGLGPACPTREPPLGAPGDWPPRLSTKEEAVGRHTPSEKEPSSPVSPKRLQYDTPSFSYAALAGPTVPPRQEPAPNVESSLTPPAVPPRAPISLSKDPSPPLNGSTVSCSPDRRTPSPKELGRGHWNDGTSDSDLEKGAREQPEKEAQSPSPQYPMPVGHPSLWPETEAHTSLSSDSHLGPARPSLDFPASAFGFSSLQPAPPQLPSPAEPRSAPCGSLAFSGDRALALVPGTPTRTRHDEYLEVSKAPSLDSSLPQLPSPSSPGAPLLSNLPRPASPALSEGSSSEATTPVISSVAERCFPPGLEAAEQGSGELGPGMAPAAHSLWDLTPLSPAPVASLDLAPAPSLPGDKDDTIVPYHLECSGELTKKPSPFDSPSGDRAANGPGETSPKPPGLATAKAEKEEAVARPAWERGSWPEGAERSSRPDTLFSSEQPLHLGKSSGGPPCSLSPEVESGPQGCATEPRPRCGELSPSFLNPPLPPTTDDSDLSTEEARLVGKGGRRRAGRPGPTGGPCPMADETPPTSGSDSGSSQSDSDVPPETEECPSITAEAALDSDEDGDFLPVDKAGGISGTHHPRPGHDPPPAPQPDPRPSPPRPDVCMADPEGLSSESGRVERLREKGQGRLGRRAPGRAKPASPARRLDVRGKRSPTPGKGPVDRTARALPRPRSTPSQVTSAEEKDGHSPMSRGLVNGLKAGSTSGSKGGSGPPVYVDLAYIPNHCSGKTADLGFFRRVRASYYVVSGNDPANGEPSRAVLDALLEGKAQWGENLQVTLIPTHDTEVTREWYQQTHEQQQQLNVLVLASSSTVVMQDESFPACKIEF, encoded by the exons GCCAGAGGACCCTCTGCCACAAGAGTGACACCCTAGAGAGCACCATCCTAGTCAACCCGAGTGCAGACAGCATCAGCTCAGAG GTGCACCATCTTCTTAGTAGCCCATCAGCACACAAACTTCTGATCTTGAGTGGACAAACTTTAGAGCCGGAGGGAGACCTTATCCTACAGAGTGGTACCTATTCCTATCAAAACTTTGCCCGGGTCCTTCACAATCCTGAG ATTGCCCAATTGCTCAGCAATAGAGACCCTGGGATCCAGGCCTTCCTTACTGTTTCCTGCTTAGGGGAGGGTGAGTGGAGCCACCTGGGATTGTCCAGTTGCCAAGAGACCTTGCGCCTCCAGCTAAATCCTGAGCCTGTGTTGCCCACCATGGATGGTGTGGCCGAGTTCTCCGAGTATGTCTCTGAGACCGTGGACGTGCCCTCCCCGTTTGACCTGCTTGAACCCCCGACCTCGGGAGGCTTCCTCAAGCTCTCCAAGCCTTGCTGCTACATCTTCCCTGGCGGCCGCGGGGACTCCGCTCTCTTTGCTGTCAACGGCTTTAACATCCTGGTGGATGGGGGCTCGGACCGCAAGTCCTGCTTCTGGAAGCTGGTGCGGCACCTGGACCGCATCGACTCCGTGCTGCTCACACACATCGGGGCTGACAATCTGCCGGGCATCAACGGGCTCCTGCAGCGCAAGGTggcagagctggaggaggagcAGTCCCAGGGCTCCAGCAGCTACAGCGACTGGGTGAAGAACCTCATCTCCCCTGAGCTTGGAGTTGTGTTCTTCAACGTGCCCGATAAGCTTCGGCTGCCTGACACCTCCCGGAAGGCCAAGCGCAGCATTGAGGAGGCCTGTCTCACTCTTCAGTACCTGAACCGCCTAGGCATCCAGGCCGAGCCTCTCTATCGTGTCGTCAGCAACACCATTGAGCCACTGACCCTCTTCCACAAAATGGGTGTGGGTCGGCTGGACATGTATGTCCTCAACCCTGTCAAGGACAGTAAGGAGATGCAGTTCCTCATGCAGAAGTGGTCGGGCAATAGTAAAGCCAAGACAGGCATCGTGCTGGCCaatgggaaggaggcagagatcTCCGTCCCCTACCTGACCTCCATCACAGCTCTGGTGGTCTGGCTCCCAGCCAACCCGACTGAGAAGATTGTGCGTGTGCTTTTCCCAGGAAATGCTCCCCAGAACAAGATCTTGGAGGGCCTGGAAAAGCTTCGGCACCTGGACTTCCTGCGATACCCTGTGGCAACACAAAAGGACCTGGCTGCTGGGGCTGTGCCTACCAACCTGAAACCCAGCAAAATCAAACATCGGGCTGACAGCAAGGAGAGCCTTAAAGCTGCTCCCAAGACAGCTGTGAGCAAGCTGGCCAAACGGGAGGAAGTGTTAGAAGAGGGAGCCAAGGAGGCCCGCTCAGAGCTGGCCAAGGAGTTAGCCAAGacggaaaagaaaggaaaagaacagtCTGAGAAGCCCCCAGAAAAACCCTCCAAGCCGGAGAGGGTAAGGACAGAGTCGAGTGAAGCGCTGAAGGCTGAGAAGCGAAAGCTGATCAAGGACAAAGTGGGGAAGAAGCACCTGAAAGAAAAGATCTCCAAGCTGGAGGAGAAAAAGgacaaggagaaaaaggagatcaagaaggaaaggaaggaactcaagaaggaggatggaaggaaggaagagaaaaaggatgccaagaaggatgaaaagagaaaagatacCAAACCTGAAGTAAAGAAATTCTCCAAACCAGACCTGAAGCCTTTTACCCCTGAGGTCCGTAAGACCCTCTATAAAGCCAAGGCCCCTGGGAGGATCAAGATGGACAAAGGCCGAGCTGCCCGTGGGGAaaaagagttgtcttctgagcccCGGACTCCCCCAGCCCAGAAAGGGGCTGCGCCAGCCCCACCTGTCAGTACACACAGAGAGTCAGCCTTGTCCTCACCAGAGGACCTCACGCAGGACTTTGAGGAGTTGAAGCGTGAGGAGAGAGGTTTGCTGGCTGAACAAAGGGACACAGGCGAGAAACCACTTCTTGTAGATACTACAGAGATACTACAGGGGTCCCCAAGCACGGCCATCCAGGCAGCACAACCCTCCGTCCCAGGACTTGAGCAAGAAGAACAAGTGATAAGGGAGAACGAGGTTGTCCCAGACCTTCCCAAGGATACAGGGAAAGCCCCAGACTCAGgggctgagacagagaaagagaaagaaacctgggaggaaaagaagcagagagaggcagagaagatcCCAGAAAGCACTGAGGCCAGGGACGAGAGTGAACCTGAGGTAAAGGAGGATGTGATAGAAAAGGCTGAGTTAGAAGAAATGGAGGAGGCTCACCCATcagatgaggatgaggaagagacaaAGGCTGAGAGTTTTTATCAAAAACATATGCAGGAGGCCTTAAAGGTAATCCCAAAGGGCAGAGATACTCTCGGGGGCCGGGAACTGGGATCCCAGGGCAAGGTGCCTGAGAAGGAGACGTCATCATTCCTAAGCAGCTTGGCCACACCTGCTGGAGCCACTGAGCATGTCTCCTACATTCAGGACGAGACAATCCCGGGATACTCAGAGACTGAGCAGACCATCTCAGACGAGGAGATCCATGACGAGCCAGACGAACGCCCAGCCCCGCCCAGATTTCCTACAAGTACCTATGACCTCTCTGGGCCTGAAGGTCCTGGTCCCTTTGAAGCCAGCCAGGCGGCAGACAGCACTGTTCTCGCCACCTCTAGCAAAACTTACGGGGCACCTGAGACTGAACTCACCTATCCCCCTAACATGGTCGCTGCCCCTTTGGCCGAAGAGGAACACGTGTCTTCTGCCACATCCATCACTGAATGCGACAAGCTCTCTTCCTTTGCCACATCGGTGGCGGAGGACCAGTCTGCGGCTTCACTCACAGCTCCCCAGACAGAGGAGACAGGCAAGAGCTCCTTGCTGCTCGACACGGTCACAAGTATCCCCTCTTCCCGCACCGAGGCCACTCAGGGCTTGGACTATGTGCCATCAGCTGGCACCATCTCACCCACCTCTTCACTGGAAGAAGATAAGGGCTTCAAGTCCCcgccctgtgaggatttctccgtGCCCGGCGAgtcagagaagaaaggagaggctgTCGGGAGAGGCTTGACTGAGGAGAAGGCtgtgggaaaggaagagaaaaatgtaaCAGCATCCGAGAAACTGTCCAGTCAGTATGCTGCCATGTTTGGTGCCCCTGGACATGCCCTACACCCAGGGGAAGCAGCCCTTGGAGAAGTGGAGGAACGGTGCCTCAGCCCAGATGACAGCACAGTGAAGATGGCATCTCCTCCACCATCTGGCCCACCCAGTGCCACCCACACACCCTTTCATCAGTCCCCAGTGGAAGAACAGTCTGAGCCTCAAGACTTTCAAGAAGAATCCTGGGGAGACACAAAGCATACTCCAGGTGTGGTCAAGGAACATGCTGAAGAGCAGACAGTCAAGCCAGGGCCTGAGGAGGGCATACTAGAAGAGGGGAAAGCACCTCTTTCCAGGAGCCCCCAAGCCCAGGATGCTCCTGTCAGCATTGTTGGGGGTCAGAGCCCCCAAGCCCAGGATGCTCCTGTCAGCATTGTTGGGGGTCAGAGCCCCCAAGCCCAGGATGCTCCTGTCAGCATTGTTGGGGGTCAGAGCCCCCAAGCCCAGGATGCTCCTGTCAGCATTGTCGGGGGTCACGCTGGCTGCACCATTCAGCTGTTGCCAGAACAAGACAAAGCAGTAGTGTTTGAGACTGGAGAGGCAGGTCCAATTTTAGGAGCAGGAACCCTTCCTGGAGAAGCCAGTGCACTGCTTGAAGAACCTGGTAAATCTCAGAGAGATGACGTACTTCGGTTCACTGATCAAAGCCTTTCCCCTGAAGATGCAGAGTCCCTGTCTGTCCTCAGTGTAGTCTCCCCAGACACTGCCAAACAAGAAGCCACGTCCAGGTCTCCCTGTAGCCTGAAAGAGCAGCATCTACACAAAGACCTTTGGCCAATGGTATCCCCAGAGGACACCCAGTCACTTTCTTTCTCAGAAGAGAGTCCTAGCAAGGAGACCTCTCTGGATATCTCTTCTAAGCAGCTCTCTCCAGAAAGCCTCGGCACCCTCCAGTTTGGAGAACTAAGcctaggaaaggaagaaaaggggccTTTGATGAAGGCTGAAGACATCTCTTGCCACCTGGCTCCTGTGTCTATTCCAGAGCCCCTTGTTGCTGCAGTGTCACCTCCCACAGAGGAGGCTGCTGGAGAGGCAAATGTCACAGATGAGAGCCCTGCTGGAAAATTACCTGGTagtcctttctctcactctccacCATCAGGTGATAAGAGAGCCTCACCTGGGTCTGAGGTCATGGGCCCTGCTGGACATGCTATGACATCTGATAGCTCCCTCACCAAGAGTCCTGAGTCTTTGTCAAGTCCTGCCATGGAGGACCTTGCCATGGAATGGGAAAGTAAAGCTCCAGGGCTGAAAGACAGAACTGCCGAGCAAAAGGAAAAGGAACTCGGGATGAAAGATGAGACCCTCCAGCAGGGCCAGATTCTGCAGGAGAGGGTTGCTGCTGTCGAGCAGGATTCAGTCGCGCATCGGAAAGACGGGGCTCTAGATGAAAAAAGCAAGCCTGGAGAACAGCAGGGTGAGACTTCaggacagaaaggcagaggcTTGGACCAACAGGATGTGGCTGTAGAGCTGGACAAGGGTCCCGAACCCAAAGACAAAGACTTAGAGCGAGAGGACCAGGCCTCAGAACAAAAGGGCACAGACCTGCGAAAGACCCAAACCACTGAGCCAGAAGCTAGAGAGCAAAAGCACAGAGAGTTAGGAAAAATAGACAAGGTCGTAGAGCTGAAAGATAAGACCCCACAAGAGAAAGACAGAATATTAGAACAGAAAGgcaagactccagagcacatcaTCCCTGAaccaacacagacacagagagctcCTGAACAGAAAAGCGAGGCTAATAAAGAACAGAAGGATGAGGCCTCAGAAGAGAAAGGCAAGGTCTTAGAACAAAAAGACTGGGCCCTTGGGAAGCAGGGTGCTGCCCTGGACCAAGAGAGCAGGGTTGCTGAACAGAAAGATGGGACCCTAAAAGAAGACAAGGAGCAGAAGAGCTCTTTCCTGGAAGATAAAACCACAACACTGAAAGAGACAATCCTTGATCAGAAGACTCCAGAAAAGGCCAAGGCTGTGGAGCAGCAGGATGAAACTGCCCTGGAGAAGACCAGAGCTTTGGGGCTGGAAGAGAGCCCAGTACAGAGAGGCAAGGCTCAAGAGCAGGAGGAGAAATactggaaggaggaagaggaggaggaggaggatgtgggCCATAGATGGCGAGAAACATCTCCAGACAGAGAAGAGCCAGTTGGAGGACAGAAAGAGCCTGTTCCAGCCTGGGAGGGTAAGTCTCCTGAGCAAGAAGTCAGGTATTGGAGGGACAGAGAAATAAGCCTGCAGCAGGATGCATACTGGAGGGAGCTAAGCTGCGAGAGGAAGGTCTGGTTTCCTCACGAGCTAGATGGCCAAGGAGCCCGTCCACGGTACTCTGAGGAACGTGAAAGTACTTTTCTTGATGAGGGGGCAGAGGAACAAGAAGCAAGCTCATTGCAGCATACTCCCCGGAGTCCCTGGGCCTCAGATTTCAAGGATTTCCAGGAGCCCCTGCCCCAGAAGGGGCTGGAGGTGGAGCGCTGGCTTGCTGAGTCGCCAGTTGGCCTGCCACCAGATGAAGAGGACAAGCTGACTCGCTCCCCCTTTGAGATCAtctcccctccatcctctccaccTGAGATGACTGGACAGAGGGTTCCTCCAGCCCCAGGACAAGAAAGTCCTGTCCCAGACACTAAGCCTGCACCACCTCTGAGGAATGAACCTACCACCCCTTCCTGGCTAGCTGAGATCCCACCGTGGGTACCCAAGGATAGACCCCTGCCTCCTGCACCCctcactccagctccagctcccccGACACCTGCCCCAGAACCACACACCCCTGTGCCCTTCTCCTGGGGCACAGCCGAGTATGACAGTGTGGTGGCTGCGGTACAAGAGGGGGCAGCTGAGTTGGAAGGTGGGCCGTACTCCCCCCTGGGGAAGGACTATCGCAAagctgaaggggaaagggaaggggagggtggggctggggctcCTGACAGCGGCACCTTCGGTTCAAAAGTCCCAGAGGCTAGCAGCACTACCAGGGATACTGAGGAGACCGAACCGGAGCAGAGGGAGCCCACGCCCTACCCCGATGAGAGAAGTTTTCAGTATGCAGACATCTACGAGCAGATGATGCTTACTGGGCTGGGCCCTGCTTGCCCCACTAGGGAGCCGCCACTGGGGGCACCCGGGGATTGGCCCCCACGCCTCTCAACCAAGGAGGAGGCTGTTGGCCGCCATACGCCCTCAGAAAAGGAGCCTTCCTCTCCTGTCTCACCTAAACGCTTACAATATGACACTCCATCTTTCAGCTATGCAGCTCTGGCAGGACCCACTGTACCTCCCAGGCAAGAGCCAGCCCCCAACGTGGAGTCCAGCCTCACCCCTCCGGCAGTGCCCCCTCGTGCCCCTATCTCCCTCAGCAAAGACCCAAGCCCCCCTCTTAATGGAAGCACAGTGAGCTGTAGCCCAGACAGGAGGACCCCATCCCCAAAAGAACTGGGCCGGGGTCACTGGAATGACGGTACTAGTGACTCAGACCTGGAGAAGGGGGCTCGGGAACAGCCAGAGAAAGAAGCCCAGTCCCCAAGTCCCCAGTACCCCATGCCAGTGGGCCACCCCTCACTGTGGCCTGAAACTGAGGCACATACCAGCCTTTCCTCAGACTCACACCTAGGACCCGCCCGACCAAGCCTGGacttccctgcctcagcctttggcTTCTCCTCCTTGCAGCCTGCGCCCCCACAGCTGCCCTCACCGGCTGAACCCCGCTCGGCACCCTGTGGCTCCCTTGCCTTCTCTGGGGACCGAGCTCTGGCCCTGGTTCCAGGAACTCCAACCAGAACCCGACATGATGAGTACCTAGAAGTGAGCAAGGCACCCAGCCTGGATTCCTCACTCCCCCAACTCCCATCACCCAGCTCTCCTGGGGCCCCTCTCCTCTCCAATCTGCCACGACCTGCCTCACCAGCCCTGTCTGAAGGGTCATCTTCTGAGGCTACCACACCTGTCATTTCAAGCGTGGCTGAACGCTGCTTCCCTCCAGGTCTAGAGGCTGCTGAACAGGGGTCTGGAGAATTGGGCCCAGGAATGGCGCCAGCTGCCCACAGCCTCTGGGACCTCACTCCTCTGAGCCCAGCACCGGTAGCTTCACTGGACTTGGCTCCAGCTCCAAGCCTGCCTGGAGACAAGGATGACACTATCGTGCCCTACCACCTGGAGTGCTCAGGGGAACTCACCAAGAAGCCAAGCCCCTTCGATAGCCCCTCTGGAGATCGCGCTGCCAATGGCCCAGGAGAAACCAGCCCCAAGCCACCAGGGCTTGCCACAGCCaaggcagaaaaagaagaggCCGTGGCCCGTCCTGCTTGGGAACGAGGGTCCTGGCCCGAGGGAGCTGAGAGGAGCTCCCGACCGGATACACTTTTCTCATCTGAACAGCCGCTGCATCTTGGGAAGAGCTCCGGGGGTCCACCCTGCAGCCTTTCTCCTGAAGTTGAGTCTGGACCTCAGGGATGTGCTACAGAGCCCCGCCCCCGCTGTGGAGAGCTTTCTCCGTCATTCCTGAACCCACCTCTACCCCCAACCACAGATGACAGTGACCTTTCAACTGAAGAAGCTCGGCTGGTAGGAAAAGGAGGGCGGCGCCGGGCAGGGAGGCCAGGGCCCACAGGGGGCCCATGCCCTATGGCTGACGAGACACCCCCTACATCAGGCAGTGACTCAGGCTCCTCACAGTCAGATTCTGATGTCCCACCAGAGACTGAGGAGTGCCCATCCATTACGGCTGAAGCAGCCCTCGACTCAGATGAAGATGGGGACTTCCTGCCTGTAGACAAAGCTGGGGGAATTAGTGGAACTCACCACCCCAGACCTGGCCACGACCCACCCCCAGCCCCCCAACCAGACCCCCGCCCATCCCCTCCCCGACCGGATGTGTGCATGGCTGACCCGGAAGGGCTCAGCTCAGAGTCTGGGAGGGTTGAGAGACTACGCGAAAAGGGGCAGGGGCGACTAGGGCGGAGGGCCCCGGGCCGGGCCAAGCCTGCCTCTCCTGCTCGGCGTCTGGATGTCCGGGGAAAACGGTCGCCTACCCCCGGCAAAGGGCCTGTAGATCGAACAGCCCGGGCCCTACCCCGACCTCGCAGCACTCCAAGTCAGGTCACCTCAGCCGAAGAAAAGGATGGACACAGCCCCATGTCCAGAGGCTTAGTCAATGGACTCAAGGCAGGATCCA CCTCAGGCTCCAAAGGTGGTTCCGGCCCTCCCGTGTACGTAGATCTTGCCTACATCCCGAATCACTGCAGCGGCAAGACTGCTGATCTGGGATTCTTCCGCCGAGTGCGTGCATCCTACTATGTGGTCAGTGGGAATGACCCCGCCAATGGCGAGCCAAGTCGGGCCGTGCTGGATGCCCTGCTGGAAGGCAAGGCCCAGTGGGGGGAGAACCTTCAG GTGACTCTGATTCCCACTCATGACACGGAGGTGACTCGTGAGTGGTACCAGCAGACACATGAGCAACAGCAGCAACTGAACGTCCTGGTCCTGGCGAGCAGCAGCACTGTGGTGATGCAGGACGAGTCCTTTCCAGCCTGCAAGATTGAGTTCTGA